From the Pseudobacteriovorax antillogorgiicola genome, the window TTTCAGTTTGTAGCAACATTGTCCCGGGTCATTTGAGGTAAACTATGGAAAAAACCAGCATGGACGCCTTGGTTGTTGCAACCATCGAATCGATGGTTAAGAAAATACTCCCTCAACTACAGGAACGGTTGGCAGCTATTCATCAGTCTGGCGACAACTCTCCGCAACCAGACAAAGACACGATCTACCTTACCAACGAGTGCCATGAGCTACTTGATATCCTCAAAGAGTGGTGTCGCCAGCCCGGAGACGACGACTTCGACTTGGATGAGAACCTTAGTGACGACGAAGCCAAAGATCTACTAAAAGCCATGAGTGACAATGATGCTCCTGCTGGAGTGCAAACCTATGCTGAGATCGCTGGCAACGATTCTGAAGATATTATTGATCGGGAACAGGAAGGCCCAGCCGATGAGGCCCTCAGTGATGAGGAAGCCATGGCTATGATGGCTGCTGCCGACGCCGCGCAAGGGGAAAGCAAAAGCTTTGACCAAGGTGAAATCATCGATAGTGAAAGCGACGAACTCACCGATGACGAAGCCCAGAGACTCTTAGCCGAAATGGAAGAGCCTCCTACTGAAAACTCGTCTAATGGTGATCTATCGGACGACGAGGCCCAGCGACTCCTAGCGGAGATGGAAAGCCCCGCAGAGACCAAGGCAAGTCAAGATCTGTCCGATGACGAAGCCCAAAGACTCCTAGCGGAAATGGAGGCTCCCGCCTCTCAAGATATGTCTGATGATGATGCCCAAAAGCTCTTAGCTCAGATGGAAGATGATAGCGAGCTATCCGCTGACGAGGAAGCGGAAGCCCTTCTTGCTAAGCTCGGAGGCCAAGACGATGATGCTCCAGAGGTTAAATCTGAAACCGCATCAGCACCAGAAGAGGCCAATGAACCAGCGGGTGAGTTCGAAGAAATTGATGAGTGGGAGCGCAATGACTTTCAAACAGACCCCGATATGGTAAACGATTTCAACACCAACAGTGATGAGATCATGGAAAAGCTGGATGAAGTGATCATCCAATTGGAGCAAGATCCTACGAATAAAGAGATTATTGAAGAGATCTTCCGAGGTGCTCACACCCTGAAAGGGGCCGCCGGAATGTTTGGCTTTAAGGCCCTGGAGCGGGTGATGCACCGCATGGAAAACCTCTTCGACCTGGTTCGCAAAGGCAAGCTCAGCCCCACGGGTGACACCATCGATGTCGTTTTCGAAGGCTTAGACTTGATGAGAGTCTTGCTTCAAGCTGTAAAAGACGGTGAGCCTTGCGGTGTTAAAACGGGACACATCGTTCATGCCCTTGAACAGGTAGCTAAAGGAGAGAAATCTAATATCAAGCGTGGAGGTGCAAGCGCGGATAAGGAGGAAGACTCTTCCCTAGAAGCAAAAGACGGAGCAGGTGGCGGTGCAAAGCCTGGTGCAAGTAAAGATCATAAGAAAAAAGAGCAGTCCACCATCCGAGTTGATCTGGAACGTCTCGATGTGCTCGTCAACTTAGTAGGTGAGTTGGTAATCGACCGCACCCGGTTTGCTAGCATCGAAGAAGAGCTTCGAACCAATTACCCACAGGTCGAATTAGGGGGCAGCTTCTCAGAAACCGTACAGTTATTCGGCCGTCACATGAACGAGATTCAAGACATCATAATGAAGGTGAGGATGGTTCCCATCGGTAATGCCTTCAACAAATTTACTAGGATCGTTCGCGACCTATCCCGATCACTGGACAAGAAGATCGAGCTATTTATCAGTGGTGAAACCGCGGAACTTGATAAAACCCTGGTTGAGCAGATTGGCGACCCTTTGATCCATCTGATTCGAAACTCCTGTGACCATGGTATCGAAGACCCTGAAACTCGGGAAAAATCGGGGAAATCTCCCGTTGGTAAAATATTGCTTTCAGCCCATCAAGAGGGTAACCATATCGTGATCAAGATCGAAGATGACGGCAAAGGAATCCCTCCCGATATTATTCGACGCAAAGGTATCGAAAAAGGCTTGATTAGCGAGGATGAGCAGCTAGAAAATCGCGACATATTCAACCTTATATTCGAGCCTGGATTTTCCACCGCTGAGCAGGTAACCAACATCTCCGGCCGAGGGGTGGGAATGGATGTGGTGAAAAAGAATATTATGAAGCTCAAAGGCATGATCGAGATTGATTCCGAAGTTGGCCGTGGCACCACAACAACCATCCGCTTGCCGTTGACCCTCGCCATAGTTCAGAGTCTTCTTGTGCGAGCCCACGATGAGACATTCGCCATTCCACTCAGCTCTGTCATCGAATCGATTCGGATCTCGCCAGGTGAAATTCAAAGGGTCGGTGATACGGAAGTATACAAACTAAGGGATCGAGTTTTGCCATTGGTTCACCTCTCTGATGCCCTTGATCTCAGAACGAAGAAGGGTAGCTATGCCGAGCTTCTTAAGGATCGAAAGGGCCGCATTCGCTCCAAGGCCAAGCAAGATCGTCTGTTTGTCGTTGTCGTTGGCCATGCCGATCGTCCGACTGGTATCGTGGTGGATCAACTCTTGAATCAGCAAGAGATGGTGATTAAATCTATGGGTAACCTAATGAAGAATATCCCTTGTGTCGCAGGAGGAGCTGTTCTGGGTCATGGAGAAGTGGTGTTAGTTCTCGATATTCCAGAACTCGAAGAGGCTACCAAAGGTCGCACCAGAATGAATGCGGCCTAAAAAAGGAGGGTAGAAACATGGATGATTTTTACGGCTCAAGCTATGGTAGCGAATCCAATAGTATGTTCGCGATTCGCGGTGATCTTGACGGCGGAAAAGAAACCCAAGACTACGCCGACGTCAAGCAGTTTATCGGACTCCATATCGGTGAGGAAGAGTTTCTGCTTCCGATTGAAGTTATGAACGAGATCATTATGGTCAACCAACTGACCTTCGTACCAGGCGCTCCTCGATTTATTGAAGGGGTGATCAACCTGCGGGGAACCATTCTGCCTGCTATCAATTTAAGAAGTATGATGGGCCTTAAAACAGCTCCCCCCACAAGTCACTCCAGGATAATTATCGCCCACTTTGAAGAGATCATGATCGGCCTGATCGTTGATGGCATCACATATGTGATTTCACTTAAGCCTGATGATGTTCAAAACCAAACCTTACCAGGTAAAGGCCCTGGCACCGAATTGATTTCTGGGATCTCTAAGCGGGGTGAGAAAGTGAACGGTATCCTGGACATCGCCAAGATCATATCTGACACCGGGTATGTGCCGAGCGCGGGCGACGCGGCGGACGCTGCATCGTAAGTATAAGTATGCCATTAGAGACGATCTTCACAACCTTCACACTTGGCACTTGCCGAAGCCTGGAAAATCTTGAATATTGGGGGCTTTCCTAGCGTCAACCTTGTAGGTGCGGAAAGTTCATGAAGACACGCCATAATCTTGTAGCTATTCTCTTAGTCTTAAGCTTGCCATTTGGAGTTGCAGCACAAAATGCCGTTTCAATCCTAGTTTTAATTCTTTTGGCAATGAACCCTAAAACCGCCCAAGCACCGTGGACCTGGCGCGACCTAATGGTGGTGGTACTCCCCCTTGCCTTATGCCTTTGGACCATGATCGCAACCATCGTCAATAGTAAAAATCCGAGCCAGCATGTGGGTCAGTACCTTTTCGGGTTTTTACCCTTGGCACTCTTACCCGTACTCGCTGCCTATCGACCTATGCCTTTATTGGTACGGAAACCATTGGTCTTTCAATGGGCAGTGGGAGTCGTCATCTTTTGGGCTGTCGTAGTTTTTAGTCAGCACCTATGGGGATGGTCCTTACAAAATCCAAGAGGTGGAGTTGATTTCAGGCCCTTCGGCTTCTTTTCTCACCCCTTGACACTGGCCTATGCCGCGCTACTTCTTTGGCCCTGGGCCCTTGCCAAGCTATTCCATAACCCCCGTTGGACTCCTGCTTGGTTAGCTGTCATATCCATAGCTTTGATTCTTTTCTACAGTGGCTCCCGTGCCTGCCAGGCACTGGCCTACGGAGCACTTCTATGGAACCTTCTGACTCGCTTACGAGGCAAGGCACGAATGGCTGTGGTGCTAGCCTTCATTTTAGGCGCTGTAGCGACCTTTGCAACTGACAATCCGGTTTCAAGGCGCTTCACTCACCTTATAGCCTCAGAAAACCCTGATCGCTTCAGCGACTACCCTGACGATCGCCTCGCCTTTTGGCATGCTCATTGGGAGATGGTTAAAGAAAGACCAGTGCTAGGTCACGGCATGCACCTTCGTCATTCCTACCGCCAGCCCTACTATGAAACCCTGGGTTTGGGTGACTTTAAAAAGCAATATGAGGCTCACAACCAGTACCTTCAGATTTGGGCTGATGGTGGCTTGATTGGCCTTGCAATCTTCACCCTTTGGCTATTCTTCCTATGGCAGCTTGGCAAGCGCCTTCCTTCAAGCCTGGCAAGCCCCTTCTTACAGATGCTGGTGGTGTTTGGGGCAGGTGCATTGGTGCAAAATGCTTACTATGACTCTGAAGTTAGACACATTTTCACTTGCTCCCTGATATTCATCGCCTTCGTCCTGCGTGAAGAATTTGATGAAGAACAACGAAAGGCTGCTAAAGCTTAGTCGCTTGTTAACTCACCGAAGCTAGGGTTTGCCCTGCTTCTTTTCATCCTCTTCCCCATGAAACGAGAGGATAAACTTCGTCCCATGATCATCGGGATGTGACTGCTTGTCCTTGGATTGGACTTCAATTTTTCCACCGTATTTTTCCATCATGGCTCTTGTGATGGGCATTCCAAAACCGGTCCCCGATTCGCCGCTGGTTCCTTTTCGGGTTGTTTTAACGTTGGACTTGAATAGGTTGGCTGCAATATTTTCTGGCATGCCGATACCAAAGTCTCGCACCTCTAATACCACACTATTTTTTACACGCTTGGCAGAGACTACGATGTCAGCTCCCGGTTCAGAGAACTTAATCGCATTTGAAATCAGGTTATTAAAAACACTATTGCTCAAGGAGCTTTCTTCAGCGATGACATAAAGGTCTTCAGGGTTTTCGTACTCATATTTTAATTTAAGGTTTTTCTCAGCCAGACGCTCCTTAAATACAAACTCAGCATTCTGGAAAATATTGATGAGACTGATGGGTTGTAAGGCCAGCTCCATTTTGCCAGCTTGAACCGCCTCAAAGGTTCGAACGTTATCTATGATCGAAGCTATGAGATCGCTTGCCTTCCGAATTCTAGCTAGAGAATCACGAGTTTCCTCCACATTCTCTGGTTTAGCATATCCAGCCCGATGAGCAATAATCATCAGAGGACTGGCGATATCATGGCAAACGATCGATACCAGAGTTTGCTTTTCCTTCATGCTTTGTTCAAGCATCTGATGTTGTTCCTTGAGAACAGCATTAGAGTGGGCTAAACGATCCGACAGGCGTGATATGGTTCTTTGAAACAGATACGATGCCATGTATGCACTAGCCATAGTCATCGCCAAAGTAACCCCTGCCACAATCCTAAAATTCGTTCCTTCGATTAGCTCCTTCCCTACAGTGAACGAAGTTGGATCTCCCAGAAGGATCGGGATAAGTGTCAAGACTATCACAACACTCCAAAAGCCACCCCACCTTAGTCCGACAATGTAAACGGATACCACTGCCAACACAGGCCCCCAAAACAAGACCGTGTAGGGAAAGTGATGGTAGACGAAAACCACGATAGATACAGTGAAAAGCGACGCAGCCATAAACATATGCGCGGTTGTTCGGTAGGAGCCAAATAGCCGAATAGAAACCAAGGTTCCTAGGCCGCTTAGCAGCTGAACAATGGAGGGCACCTGTGACAGATTCATTTGGCTGTTGGTAATAAAGTAGGGTACGGCCATCAATATATAGATGTAGCTGAGAACGATAATGAAGTTTAGCTTTGTCTCTTCATTAAGGTCTTTGATCTTAATGTTGGAGTACCAAATCCTAAGTAAATTCATGCTACCTTCGATGGCTCATAAATTCAGAAAGCTAATGACTTCAGTTCCTAGAACCTCTGAATTTTAGACTTATACATACTCCTTTATCGGTAGCGAAATAGGGGACATTAGGAAAATACTAATCATTTCAACAGGCAAATACCGATAAGCCTGCCAACTTCCATGACAAGGAAGAAAGGATATGATTCACCTATTGAGCGATTATTCTTTACATAACAGCTTAGCATTACCAATACCTCAAAACACACTTACAAATATATAAATAGTATGTTTTGCTCTTTCGCAAAAGGAACAATACACTTCCAAAATCTTAAACCTTAAAGGCATCAACTAAATTCGATGTCTCAACCGATTTTAATTCCTGAAAAAAATGAAAGTCCTGAATTTTGAAGACTCGAAGACGAAAAGATGAGAGTTATTGCGGCAGACATTCACTAGAAGAAATTATTCACACTTTTTGGGTGAGGTCTACATGTCTGCTACATTTAAGAAAAGCTACGGTGTTAACGATTTTTACTACTATTACAACCCTGGTCAAAAGCTTGACGATCAGGCCATGCTTGATTTGTTTACAGAGTTAAAAGAGGTCAATGATCACGCGAAATCTCCACTATCTCATGGCCTGTTACCGGACACTCGCAACGTTCCTACCATCCGAGAAATTTATGAGAGCTGCGTTGTCTGCATTATCAAAGTTGAAGGTCACCTCAGCGGATTTCTCATCACTCCCATCTTGAATAATGGTCGCCAAATGGTAGTACACTCCGGCTTGGTCATGATCAATCGAAACAAGGGTGCAAACCTCATAGCCTTGGCCTCAGCTCACACAGCAATCTTCCTTCAAAAAACTTTGAAGCGATATTTTACCACTAATATAAGCAGCACACCGTCGATCATTGAAGCCTTTTCCAAAACGGTCACCCGCCCATGGCCCTGCCCGACAGCAAAACTTGTCAAGCCATACCGTGGCTATCGGGAAGCCTGTAGGACTCTCTATGAAGACTACATGCAAAAGAGGTTTTTGAATCCTGATGATCTTATGATCGACTATAAACGTTTTGTGATTCGCTCGAAATCACAAACCATGGGTTTCACTACAGACCTTCGCAAGATCTCCCGTTCCTCGGACTTTAAATTCATCAACTTCTGCTTCACTTGGCTCGACTATGAGAAAGAAGAAGACATGGTTCAAGTAGGAGTGGTGAATCGTTGGACAGCCCTAAAGATTAAATGTGGGCTTGCTGCATACCGCGCCTCCCTTGCTTTCCAAACACCTGAGGTGGAGCCAACGCCAATACAGGCAGCTCCTAACCTTTCATCTGCAACGTTGAAAAAAGCTAGCTAGGAGGTGGACGATGGACTTTTCAAGAAATTGGCTATTTATCGACCAAGAAACTCAGCGCAAGCTCAGCGACAAACGCTTGCTCATTGTTGGGTCAGGGA encodes:
- a CDS encoding chemotaxis protein CheA, which produces MEKTSMDALVVATIESMVKKILPQLQERLAAIHQSGDNSPQPDKDTIYLTNECHELLDILKEWCRQPGDDDFDLDENLSDDEAKDLLKAMSDNDAPAGVQTYAEIAGNDSEDIIDREQEGPADEALSDEEAMAMMAAADAAQGESKSFDQGEIIDSESDELTDDEAQRLLAEMEEPPTENSSNGDLSDDEAQRLLAEMESPAETKASQDLSDDEAQRLLAEMEAPASQDMSDDDAQKLLAQMEDDSELSADEEAEALLAKLGGQDDDAPEVKSETASAPEEANEPAGEFEEIDEWERNDFQTDPDMVNDFNTNSDEIMEKLDEVIIQLEQDPTNKEIIEEIFRGAHTLKGAAGMFGFKALERVMHRMENLFDLVRKGKLSPTGDTIDVVFEGLDLMRVLLQAVKDGEPCGVKTGHIVHALEQVAKGEKSNIKRGGASADKEEDSSLEAKDGAGGGAKPGASKDHKKKEQSTIRVDLERLDVLVNLVGELVIDRTRFASIEEELRTNYPQVELGGSFSETVQLFGRHMNEIQDIIMKVRMVPIGNAFNKFTRIVRDLSRSLDKKIELFISGETAELDKTLVEQIGDPLIHLIRNSCDHGIEDPETREKSGKSPVGKILLSAHQEGNHIVIKIEDDGKGIPPDIIRRKGIEKGLISEDEQLENRDIFNLIFEPGFSTAEQVTNISGRGVGMDVVKKNIMKLKGMIEIDSEVGRGTTTTIRLPLTLAIVQSLLVRAHDETFAIPLSSVIESIRISPGEIQRVGDTEVYKLRDRVLPLVHLSDALDLRTKKGSYAELLKDRKGRIRSKAKQDRLFVVVVGHADRPTGIVVDQLLNQQEMVIKSMGNLMKNIPCVAGGAVLGHGEVVLVLDIPELEEATKGRTRMNAA
- a CDS encoding chemotaxis protein CheW gives rise to the protein MDDFYGSSYGSESNSMFAIRGDLDGGKETQDYADVKQFIGLHIGEEEFLLPIEVMNEIIMVNQLTFVPGAPRFIEGVINLRGTILPAINLRSMMGLKTAPPTSHSRIIIAHFEEIMIGLIVDGITYVISLKPDDVQNQTLPGKGPGTELISGISKRGEKVNGILDIAKIISDTGYVPSAGDAADAAS
- a CDS encoding O-antigen ligase family protein, translated to MKTRHNLVAILLVLSLPFGVAAQNAVSILVLILLAMNPKTAQAPWTWRDLMVVVLPLALCLWTMIATIVNSKNPSQHVGQYLFGFLPLALLPVLAAYRPMPLLVRKPLVFQWAVGVVIFWAVVVFSQHLWGWSLQNPRGGVDFRPFGFFSHPLTLAYAALLLWPWALAKLFHNPRWTPAWLAVISIALILFYSGSRACQALAYGALLWNLLTRLRGKARMAVVLAFILGAVATFATDNPVSRRFTHLIASENPDRFSDYPDDRLAFWHAHWEMVKERPVLGHGMHLRHSYRQPYYETLGLGDFKKQYEAHNQYLQIWADGGLIGLAIFTLWLFFLWQLGKRLPSSLASPFLQMLVVFGAGALVQNAYYDSEVRHIFTCSLIFIAFVLREEFDEEQRKAAKA
- a CDS encoding sensor histidine kinase, translating into MNLLRIWYSNIKIKDLNEETKLNFIIVLSYIYILMAVPYFITNSQMNLSQVPSIVQLLSGLGTLVSIRLFGSYRTTAHMFMAASLFTVSIVVFVYHHFPYTVLFWGPVLAVVSVYIVGLRWGGFWSVVIVLTLIPILLGDPTSFTVGKELIEGTNFRIVAGVTLAMTMASAYMASYLFQRTISRLSDRLAHSNAVLKEQHQMLEQSMKEKQTLVSIVCHDIASPLMIIAHRAGYAKPENVEETRDSLARIRKASDLIASIIDNVRTFEAVQAGKMELALQPISLINIFQNAEFVFKERLAEKNLKLKYEYENPEDLYVIAEESSLSNSVFNNLISNAIKFSEPGADIVVSAKRVKNSVVLEVRDFGIGMPENIAANLFKSNVKTTRKGTSGESGTGFGMPITRAMMEKYGGKIEVQSKDKQSHPDDHGTKFILSFHGEEDEKKQGKP